The Synechocystis sp. PCC 6714 genome includes the window CGATCGCCGCCAATGAGTTTTGGCAATATCCGGTCCGGGGTTTTAGTTATCGGGGTATTGAGCGGATTTATCCTGCCAGTGTGGTGAAATTGTTTTACCTGGTGGCCATGGCGGAATGGCTAGAAGGGGGTATGGTAACCAACTCGCCGGAGTTGGAGCGGGCAGTGCGGGATATGATTGTGCACTCTAGCAACGATGCCACCAGTTTAGTTGTTGATCTACTCACCGGCACTAGCAGTGGCCCCCTGTTGCCGCCCGGCCCCTTTGAGACCTGGAAACAACAGCGCAATATTGTTAACCGTTACTTTCAATCCCTGGGCTGGAAGGAGTTAGAGAATATTAACGTCAATCAAAAAACCTGGGGCGATGGTTACTACGGTCGGGAAAGGGCTTTTGTAGGGGAACTGTATGAACAGCGCAATATGTTAACCACCAATGCCGTGGCCCGGTTGTTGCACAGTATTATTGGCGGTGTGGCGGTTTCCTCCAGTCGTTCCCAACAAATGATGCAATTACTCAAGCGGGATATGAACCCGTCCCTTTCATCTCCCGGGGAGGAAAATCAAATTACCGGTTTTCTCGGTGAAGCTCTGCCCAAAAACGCTCAAATTTGGTCTAAGGCGGGTTGGACCAGCCAGGTGCGCCATGATTGTGCTTACATCGAAATTCCTAACCAAAGCCCT containing:
- a CDS encoding serine hydrolase; protein product: MAFFKQDPVLGEIAQAILESTWQTFPTLQRDQIALTWLVYDAPVVVNTGGAIAANEFWQYPVRGFSYRGIERIYPASVVKLFYLVAMAEWLEGGMVTNSPELERAVRDMIVHSSNDATSLVVDLLTGTSSGPLLPPGPFETWKQQRNIVNRYFQSLGWKELENINVNQKTWGDGYYGRERAFVGELYEQRNMLTTNAVARLLHSIIGGVAVSSSRSQQMMQLLKRDMNPSLSSPGEENQITGFLGEALPKNAQIWSKAGWTSQVRHDCAYIEIPNQSPYLLVVFTENPSLAGDRRLLPFISQAFANAC